The window ctctctctctctctcaacaaataaacttaaaaaaataaaatagatgtaatatcttttaaaatatattttttacaattttgggGGAAGTTTTTGGTTCCtagatttgttttctggtttgagTAAAGTGGTtatacaaacaaatataaatggtACAGAGTGcttaatattctaaattttttcctATATAACCAATTCTACAAAGGTAACCAACTTAGAAATTATgtgtttatggggcacctgggtgcctcagtcgggtaagcatcagtctcgatctcagctcaggtcatgatctcacagttcatgagttccagccctgcattgggctcttcactgacagtgtggagcctgcttgggattctctctctctgccctacctctGGAAGATGACCTTTCCCTTCTGATGggtgaaagaaaaatgtttttccattttttactgcttattttgAACTCCTACACAAGGGAACCGAGGTTCAAAGAAGTGGAGTGTCCACAGAGCATCGCAGTCCTAAGTATTCTAAATCTTGAAGAAAATGTGAAGGTGTGTCTTTGGTATTCCTACTCTGTGTTCTTTCCACCAggaacatgtgtgtgcatgtagtaAATGGAATCTTCCTCCACTGAGCTAATTAAGCCACAAACATAGAATGCAGGTACAACTATTTTCCTTAGCAGTCCCCACCCCCACGTGAGAAATCCATTGGTAATGCTGTTGGCTCTACTCTCCAGATATACCCTGGatccattcattttattttatttttaaaaagtttttaaacgtttattttagagagagagacatggagtgtgagcaggggaggggcagagagagagagggagacacagaatccaaagcaggctccaggctctgagctgtcagcacagagcctgacatgggactcaaactcacaaactgtgagatcatgacctgacctgaagtgtggtgctcaaccaactgagccacccaggtgccccccaccccgccccattcattttatatacatatgctTTAGTTCTTCACAGGCTGTGCCAAGTGCTTCCACAGGGAACCAGAGACCTGTTGTTGCTGTTAGGTTATCAATGGGTATGTTTGACCAAACCTGCTGACTTTCACTTAGACGATCGAAGTAGCTTCTTGAGTGGGTTTCTTGCACCATAATCCCCTCTCCAAACAACAGTGACCTTTGAAAAATGTAGATAATCTCTTGGCTTTTAGAATGAAGATACTCATGACCGGCCCCTCCCCAGAGTTGAGCTCACCTATCTTGCTgtgttctagaatgttcttcttGTGTGAAGGTGTTTGTAGTAGCTTTTCACTCTGCCTGGCAACCTCTCCTTCTACATCTTGGACTGGTGGCTTCTCATGACTATGGCACTAACTCTCATCCAGAAGCCTCTGCAGATCCCTTCCCCACCTCAGAGGGCATTCTCAATCTCTCTTGTgtcctcttgtgtgtgtgtgtttttttatttgtgtatatccTTAAACTATTTACTTCTACCTTGGCTCCTCTCAATCACCACACGGCCCTCCTCCAAAAGTTAGACTCTCAAAGGCAGAACTTGATTGTCTTGTTCAAGGCTTTATATAAGGACTTAGTATTCCTGAGGCTGAACCTCCTTCTGACCATTATTGTGTTGTGTTTTGCCTCACTTCTCTGTTTTTAGACCACAGaagaagatacagagagagaatgaaggctAAAATACTGACGATGTGGGACAACATCCCTTGGCCTGAAGACCATATATACCTGCGCAATGTGACTGAAAAGGAACATGAAGGACTGAAGAGCCTCCTGTATCCCAATAGGACTGGAGCCCAGCCACAGACGATCGTCTTAGAGGGTCTAGCAGGGGTCGGGAAGACCACCCTGGCAATGAAGGTTGTGCTGCATTGGGCAGAGGGCTTTCTCTTTCATCAGAgattctcctatgttttctttatcaGCTGCCATAAAGTTAGAGACATGAAGGATACCACATTAGCTGGCCTGCTTTCCTGGGACTGGCCTGACTCCCAGGCCCCCATTGAAGCTCTCATGAGTCGCCCCGAGAGCCTCCTGTTTGTCATCGATGGCTTTGAAGAAATGGATGTGCCTTCCACTTTGGACGAGACTCCACCATGTAAAGACTGGTACCAGCAACTCCCAGTCAACAGAATCCTGTTCTACTTGTTGAAGAAAGAGTTGGTTCCCCTGGCTACCTTACTGATCACGACCAAGGAGTATAGAACCAATGATCTTAAAAAGTTGTTACTGAATCCATGGTTTGTACAAATCGTAGGGTTCACAGAAGGAGACCGGGAGGAGTATTTCATCAGGTACTTTGGTGACCAAAACAAAGCTAAGAAAATCTTGCATTGGGTAAGAAAGAATGAATCTCTCTTTCACTTCTGCTCTGCCCCCATGGTGTGCTGGACCGTGTGTTCCTGCCTGAAGCGGCAAATGGCGAGAAATCCTCACTTCCAGCTAAGCACCCAGACCACCACCAGCCTGTACGTCTACTTTTTCTCCAGCTTGCTCGCCACAGCAGAGGTGAGTTTGTCAGACCAGAGCTGGCCAGATCAATGGAGAGCCCTGTGCTCTCTGGCTGCAGAGGGGATGTGGTTTTGGAAGTTCACATTTGCAAAGAAGGACCTCAAACACAGGCACCTGGAAGCACCTGTCATTGGTTCTCTCCTCAGGATGAATATTCTTCGAAAGGTCAGCGACTGTGAGGATTGTGTTACTTTCACTCACCAGAGTTTCCAGGTGTTTTTGGGAGCCATGTTCTATGTGCTCAGGGGGGTGAGAGGATCCATTGGTGGTCCTCCAAAGCACCAGGAGATGAGGGTGCTTCTGAACGATGCTTTGGCTGACACAAACTTCTACTGGAACCAGATGGCTCTGTTTTTCTTtggccttttaaaaagaaacctcgCAGAAGAACTGGAAGATACTTTGCGTTGTAAAATGAGTCATAGGACAACGGATGAATTACTAGAATGGGCAGATGAATTAGAAAGCTATGACCTCGTCTCCAGCTGTTTTGAATTCCTACACTTCTTTGAGTGCTTATACGAGACTCGGGAGGAAAACTTTGTAAGGCAGATTTTGAGTCATCTCCTTGAGGCTGACCTCGATATCTTTGGGAGTCTACAACTCCAAGTGTCTTCATTTTGCCTAAAACACTGTCAAAGGCTAAGTAAGCTAAGGCTTTCTGTCAGCAGTGCTATCCCTCAGACGGAACTGACTTTCAACTTGGAAACTCTGGAGTGAGTAATGCAAGACTGTTTCCCCTCCCAGATTTCTTCTTTCCAGGCTCTGTCCAAGTTCTTCCATGAAAAACTGGGGATATGTTGTTGTGTTGTCAGTGGTTATGGTTGACCAAACATATCTTCTGGTGTCAAGGTTAGTCTGTGCTTCCCTACAGCACagcttctttttgtctttcctcaGTGGTTTTTAATTGTAGATCAGAATTAACTGGGATGTTAAACATGAATACACaagcacatgtacacatacaaatacaaatacactaAGGTTGGAACAACTACTTTAACCAACACTGTAATAATTCTGGGCTCCGCGTGTAGAACTTTATATCCTTCAGGAGCTATaatgtgttctttgtttttactttcttcatctaAGATAAAAAGTTTAATTCATGACTTGAATGCTCTTTTACTCTTATAAACATTGAGAGCCTACTGCAGTAAGAAAATAGTAAAGAGTTAGAATTCCAATCATTCTAAGTTCTAAATATCacatgaacctttttttttttagatttttaaagtttatttttgagagagcggaAGAGACCatccatcccaagcaggctctgcgctgtcagtgcaaagccccacatggggctccaactcacaaactgggagatcatggcctgagccaaaattaagagtcttatgctacatggatggaactggagggtattatgctaagcgaaattagagaaagacacatatcgtatgccttcactcatatgaggactttaagacaaagaacagatgaacacaagggaagggaagcaaaaaataatataaaaacagatggtgacaaaacacaagagagttaaatatggagaacaaacagggttactggaggggttgggggaggagggggatgggctaaataagtaaggagcattaaggaatctactcctaaaatcattgttgcactatatgctaactaacttggatgtaagccttaaaaaacaaatttaaagagatttttaaccaaccaagccacccaggcaccccctttttttatCACAAAATTCTATTAGGGTAAGTTTTATTATctacattgagagagagaaaattggagCACAGAGATTAAATCATATCATAGGTGACACAGCTCTGAGTTTATCTTAGGTCCTTTTGACTTAAAGTCTGAACTCATAAGGAGTATCCACCTCACTTACATGGTTGCCTTCCTCCGAAAAGAGTGGTTGAGGATTGTTGGAATAAACCATCTGGGACTTTGAGAGCTATGCTTCCAGGGGTCACGATTTTCCTGCCCTGAACTCCAGTAAATTCCTGCACTTTCACTGGGTCTGTTTGCATCTCCAGTAGACCACACTCTGGGTGTTGGTTGAAGATCACTTACTCTAGTAACCCTTCTTTGCCTCCCTCATAAAGGACAAGGCCACATTACAAGATACGTCAGTGGCAGGATGTTTGCTCCGTGTTTTCCAATGGGAATCTGACTGAGCTGGACTTCAGTAACAGCAAGCTTAATGCTTTTTCAATGAAGAAACTCTGTTACGAACTGAGAAATCCAAGGTGCAAACTCCAAAAACTGACGTAAGTGTGAGACCCTCACAGTGTGAAAAATTCCATCGGAAGATAATCCAATGTCTTCCTTGGGATTATTGCATTGAGTGTCTGTTTTCCAGAAAGTAAGTTCAGGTGCTCGGGAGAATAAAATAAGTGCCCTTTATGAGCAAAACTGCTCCTTGGGCAAAGACCCAACACCCTGCTGTGTGTGGTCTTGCACGAGAGAAACGCATAGGCCAACTAGTTTTTCCATAAGACCTCTGCATGAGGCTGCTGTCTTGAGCTGGATATGAAGGAGTAGAAGACTTGTAGGATGTGGTGGAGACCAAGCGCTTGAGGAGAGCCAGAGTTCATGTGGAGTCTAGGTGAAGTGTTGTGTCTTAAGGAAAGGTGGATAGTTTGCAGTGaagcatttgttcattcagtgaAGACCTAGCATCTTGTCTCTGTTCTGAGGTTATAGTAGTGAACAGAACAGATAAttcctgccttcctggagctCACAGTGTTGGAGAAACAGATGTAAATGATCAGAGTAGTGTAGGAGACCGTGACCTCTCCCAAAGCAGGGGGAAATCCGTTCAGGGACTCAGGAGAGGTCCTTCTTCTATCTAAAAATGCCAAGCCTCCTCTTTCACACCCTATCTAAAAGGTAtttgagtaaaaaaataaataaataaaagatacttgAGTAAAGACCAAGTTGTGGAGCTGAAGCATCATTCTGGACTGAAGCCTCTCTCACATGATGTAAGTAGAGATCACAGGGCCTTAAATCTGGCTTGAAGGTGGTGAAGAATGGAGGTGGCTCTTGAAGGGGAAGCCAGGGAAGAGCTACCCGACCAAGGACAGAGTGAGTGGCTCTTGTTGGAGAAGGTGTTGGGTTGAATGCTCTCGAGTTCAGGCCAACTGATTCTGTCCTGCTGTCCGTCTGCAATTCGGTGCTACCTCAAGGTCTGAGGATCAGAAGCATGTGTTGACTCAGTGAGTTAAGAGGCAAGGATTTGGCAGTAATGACTCCCCTCAAACCTGAGGGTGCTGGCTTCAATACCTGGGAGGCAGCCTTAAACATCCTGCTTGATGATCTTCTTTTTcatccttccccctttccctcactcttGGTCTTCTCACTTAGTACTAAAGATgaggagaaataaatttaagagaaaacaagAGGAGAAATGTGTTCTCACTAGGCAGTACTGGGTTGGCGTGGGGGACACCCACCCCAAGGAAGAGTGGGGGGTTGATTTCTGATTTAATACATCCAACTGTGCTTTGGATGTATCCAAATTTGGATGAATCCAAATCAGGTTTTGGATTCCTCTTGTATATGCACGTCCTCGAGGGagggtgtgcgtgtgcgtgtgcgtgtgtgtgtgtgtgtgtgtgtgtgcaagcatgcATATGCATGGGTGTGGTAGAAAAGCGAGATGAGGATGCACTCCCCTCCATGAGGctaccctcctccctgcctctcttccccaggtGCAAATCAATAACTCCTGTGAGGATTCTGAAGGAACTTGTCCTTGTCCTGTATGGTAACCACAGGCTGACACACCTGAACTTGAGCTCTAACAACCTGGGAATTCCCGTGTCCACGATGATCTTTAAAACCTTGAGGCACTCAGCCTGCAACATCCAGTATCTGTGGTAAGTCTCTGGTTTTCTGGCTTGGTCCCCAAGGTCACCCCACAGTTCAGGGCTGCATTGGGAGGATGGGACTCAGCACGGCAGCGAAAGGCTGTAGAGAAAGATGAGCAAAGGGAACGCCCATGGGTACAGAGCAGTGCTTTGCAAAATTCTTGCCTGCCAGAGCCACCCGAGGGGGCGTGTTAAAAGGCAGGGGCCTGGAACCCACCCCCTGAGTCCCAGCAGGACTtctgggtgggtggtgggggctgGCAGCATTTCTAACAGGCTCCAAGGTGGCGCTGGACCTTGGACCACACTCTGAGTAGCACTGACTTGGAGACCATCCTGCCAGGAGAAAGGGTGAAGAACAAGGAGAAATTGGCTTTTGGTTGTGAAGCAAGGGGGACTCCAAATGAAGATCCCTCTTCGCTGGGAGTAACTCCCTGTGTTGGGGCCTCTCTGGTAGGTTGGAATCCTGTGGCCTCACCCCTCTAGCCTGTCGTCATCTCTTTCTGGAGCTCAGCAAGAACTCGAGTGTGCGCTTCCTCAGCCTGGGGGACAATGATCTCTCTGGTGTTGAGGTGAAAAGTCTGCAGGGGCCCTCGGAGATGCCCGAGTCTTCCCTGAAGGAGTTGTCGTAAGCCTTCCTGCCTTGTCTAAATAGCATCTTTGGGGAGTCTTGGGGAACATCCCATTGTAGTTACCCATCCCACGGACACATTCCCCGTCTTCACTCTTTCCACCTTCCTCCTTAGGGCTCTGTCTTGGCCAGTTTTGCCCTCACCTTGACTGCGGTGTCTCTCCTGCCAGTCTCCCCTAAACCCAGTGGTTTTAAACTGGTGGTGGTCTTGTCCTCCAGGGGACAGTGTCTGGACATTGACTTGGTCCTCACAATTTGGAGGGGAAGATGCTACTGGCATGTAGTGGGTGAAGACTAGGTGTGATCAATATCCTTCAATGCACTCGAGAACCCCCCCACAAGCCCCCACCTCCACACCAGCACCACAAAGAAAGTTCTTGACCAAAGGTCAGTAGGGTTGAGAATGAGAAACCTTACCTTGACCCACTTTTTTCTCCTGGAAGCTTTTGTTCTTTATACAGTTTAATCTTTCACGATGTCTGGGTCCCAGATGTGTGGTCCAAGGGATTgagagtttgagaaagaaaacGTGGGCATGTCTGAGGCTCGCGCTGTACCTGTGCCTTCCTCCGCAGCCTGGAGAAATGCAACCTGTCAGCAGCCAGCTATCAGGATCTAGCTTTGTACCTCACCAGTACCCAGAGAACAAGTCGACTGTGCCTGGGATTTAATCCGCTCAGAGACGAGGGCGTGAGGCTCTTGTGTGCTTCCCTGACTCACCACGAGTGTGCCTTAGAGAGATTGGTGTGAGTGTCTCCTGGCTCTGTTTCTAGAAATGACTCTGCTTGGGGGTGGGCATGGAGGAAAACAATGGGCCCTTCATTTGggacccatttcttttttcttttttaaatttttaaaaatgttttatttatttttgaaggagagacagagcatgagcaggggaggagcagagagagagggggacacagaatccaaagcaggctccaggctctaagctgtcagtgcagagccgatgcagggctcaaactcagaaactgtgagatcatgacctgagccgaagttggatgcttaaccaactgagccacccaggcgcccccacttggGACCCATTTCTATCACTGAACACTAACACACGTCGAGCAAGTACTCCATGTGCCTGGCACCATTTTAAACACAGATTCTGAGTAGCACCCTCAATTTGTTGAATCAATCTCTGGGGGTTGTGCCAAGGAATTCAGTTTTAACAAGGATACCAGGAAATCACCATTTAGTCAACCTGTATCTGAGCTCCTATATCCCAACACAGCTGGGCACCAAGGTTGGGGTGGTGGATAAGACAGACAAGCTTCCTGCCTGTGACGAGGGTGTAGATGGATGAGTgagataccaaaaaaaaaccccaaaaaccagTAGTTCAGCGAGGAAGACAAAGTGGAATGAGTAGACAAGGCATGGTGTGTTGGTTTCCTGGTAAGGTCTCCCACCAACCTGAGGAGGTGACACTGAAGCAGAGACTGAAGGAaccagacacagagaaagaagaggaaggaaagttcCAAGACTGGAGTGTTGTAGGAACATCCAGAGGACTTGTAAGGCTGGAGTAATGTGAGCGAGGGGGATAATGGGAATAAGCCCTGGCCGTGTACGAATCTGTTTTGTTTGGAGCAAGGTGGAAAGTCCTCTGAGGACTGGAGGTTGTACAGGGACAGACTCTGAACGATCACCCGGACTGCTGTTGAAGGGTAGACTATAATGGAAGCAAAAATAGGAGGCAGCAAGTGCCTGTTGATCAAGCAAAAGGATGGATATGAATCAGCCAGGTGAGGTGGTGGGACTTCAGGGCATACGTGAAGGTACAGCCAGTAGGGCTTGCTGATGGGTCAGTGGTGGTTGAAGAGGGAAAGGGACCAGGAACCAGGAATGCCCCACAGGTGGTGGGTTTGCCAGCTGGGTGAAAGGCGCTGCCGTTTTCTGACTGGAGAAGATGGGAGGATGAGGTTTGGATGTTAAGATTGGGACATGGGAATGTGAGATGCCTATTAACCAACCATGTAAAGCTGTTGTATGTATGTAGGACTGTAGGTCTCAAGGAGATTGTCGGGTGGGGATG is drawn from Felis catus isolate Fca126 chromosome E2, F.catus_Fca126_mat1.0, whole genome shotgun sequence and contains these coding sequences:
- the NLRP13 gene encoding NACHT, LRR and PYD domains-containing protein 13 isoform X1 — protein: MSSSANIYVDNGSYNKLLSYLMGLDQPQLEEFKICLQSSQLLLGNFQQIPWANLKAIDPTNLLCLLSEYFSERQIWEVTLSIFDNMNLTSQCTEVRAMMNVPGLPVGPVERASVTGHLQPGYLNIPPSLFVAEIAQTQGSQDPSQEEPEVPEEEKDHRRRYRERMKAKILTMWDNIPWPEDHIYLRNVTEKEHEGLKSLLYPNRTGAQPQTIVLEGLAGVGKTTLAMKVVLHWAEGFLFHQRFSYVFFISCHKVRDMKDTTLAGLLSWDWPDSQAPIEALMSRPESLLFVIDGFEEMDVPSTLDETPPCKDWYQQLPVNRILFYLLKKELVPLATLLITTKEYRTNDLKKLLLNPWFVQIVGFTEGDREEYFIRYFGDQNKAKKILHWVRKNESLFHFCSAPMVCWTVCSCLKRQMARNPHFQLSTQTTTSLYVYFFSSLLATAEVSLSDQSWPDQWRALCSLAAEGMWFWKFTFAKKDLKHRHLEAPVIGSLLRMNILRKVSDCEDCVTFTHQSFQVFLGAMFYVLRGVRGSIGGPPKHQEMRVLLNDALADTNFYWNQMALFFFGLLKRNLAEELEDTLRCKMSHRTTDELLEWADELESYDLVSSCFEFLHFFECLYETREENFVRQILSHLLEADLDIFGSLQLQVSSFCLKHCQRLSKLRLSVSSAIPQTELTFNLETLETRPHYKIRQWQDVCSVFSNGNLTELDFSNSKLNAFSMKKLCYELRNPRCKLQKLTCKSITPVRILKELVLVLYGNHRLTHLNLSSNNLGIPVSTMIFKTLRHSACNIQYLWLESCGLTPLACRHLFLELSKNSSVRFLSLGDNDLSGVEVKSLQGPSEMPESSLKELSLEKCNLSAASYQDLALYLTSTQRTSRLCLGFNPLRDEGVRLLCASLTHHECALERLVLWFCQLGTPSCKYLSDALLKNKSLTHLNLRKNNLRDEGVKFLCKALSRPDCSLQNLDLSDCSFTAEGCQELANALQHNCNMKILDIGSNDIQDDGVKHLCEVLKHPKCALNTLGLEKCNLTPACCQYLSSVLRSSKSLFNLNLLGNDLEPRGVSTLWKALKKSTCKLQKLGLEKELYNIVKGELEELQERGSFLRVKCKWDFNDLEDKWWW
- the NLRP13 gene encoding NACHT, LRR and PYD domains-containing protein 13 isoform X3, whose product is MSSSANIYVDNGSYNKLLSYLMGLDQPQLEEFKICLQSSQLLLGNFQQIPWANLKAIDPTNLLCLLSEYFSERQIWEVTLSIFDNMNLTSQCTEVRAMMNEIAQTQGSQDPSQEEPEVPEEEKDHRRRYRERMKAKILTMWDNIPWPEDHIYLRNVTEKEHEGLKSLLYPNRTGAQPQTIVLEGLAGVGKTTLAMKVVLHWAEGFLFHQRFSYVFFISCHKVRDMKDTTLAGLLSWDWPDSQAPIEALMSRPESLLFVIDGFEEMDVPSTLDETPPCKDWYQQLPVNRILFYLLKKELVPLATLLITTKEYRTNDLKKLLLNPWFVQIVGFTEGDREEYFIRYFGDQNKAKKILHWVRKNESLFHFCSAPMVCWTVCSCLKRQMARNPHFQLSTQTTTSLYVYFFSSLLATAEVSLSDQSWPDQWRALCSLAAEGMWFWKFTFAKKDLKHRHLEAPVIGSLLRMNILRKVSDCEDCVTFTHQSFQVFLGAMFYVLRGVRGSIGGPPKHQEMRVLLNDALADTNFYWNQMALFFFGLLKRNLAEELEDTLRCKMSHRTTDELLEWADELESYDLVSSCFEFLHFFECLYETREENFVRQILSHLLEADLDIFGSLQLQVSSFCLKHCQRLSKLRLSVSSAIPQTELTFNLETLETRPHYKIRQWQDVCSVFSNGNLTELDFSNSKLNAFSMKKLCYELRNPRCKLQKLTCKSITPVRILKELVLVLYGNHRLTHLNLSSNNLGIPVSTMIFKTLRHSACNIQYLWLESCGLTPLACRHLFLELSKNSSVRFLSLGDNDLSGVEVKSLQGPSEMPESSLKELSLEKCNLSAASYQDLALYLTSTQRTSRLCLGFNPLRDEGVRLLCASLTHHECALERLVLWFCQLGTPSCKYLSDALLKNKSLTHLNLRKNNLRDEGVKFLCKALSRPDCSLQNLDLSDCSFTAEGCQELANALQHNCNMKILDIGSNDIQDDGVKHLCEVLKHPKCALNTLGLEKCNLTPACCQYLSSVLRSSKSLFNLNLLGNDLEPRGVSTLWKALKKSTCKLQKLGLEKELYNIVKGELEELQERGSFLRVKCKWDFNDLEDKWWW
- the NLRP13 gene encoding NACHT, LRR and PYD domains-containing protein 13 isoform X4, producing the protein MSSSANIYVDNGSYNKLLSYLMGLDQPQLEEFKICLQSSQLLLGNFQQIPWANLKAIDPTNLLCLLSEYFSERQIWEVTLSIFDNMNLTSQCTEVRAMMNDHRRRYRERMKAKILTMWDNIPWPEDHIYLRNVTEKEHEGLKSLLYPNRTGAQPQTIVLEGLAGVGKTTLAMKVVLHWAEGFLFHQRFSYVFFISCHKVRDMKDTTLAGLLSWDWPDSQAPIEALMSRPESLLFVIDGFEEMDVPSTLDETPPCKDWYQQLPVNRILFYLLKKELVPLATLLITTKEYRTNDLKKLLLNPWFVQIVGFTEGDREEYFIRYFGDQNKAKKILHWVRKNESLFHFCSAPMVCWTVCSCLKRQMARNPHFQLSTQTTTSLYVYFFSSLLATAEVSLSDQSWPDQWRALCSLAAEGMWFWKFTFAKKDLKHRHLEAPVIGSLLRMNILRKVSDCEDCVTFTHQSFQVFLGAMFYVLRGVRGSIGGPPKHQEMRVLLNDALADTNFYWNQMALFFFGLLKRNLAEELEDTLRCKMSHRTTDELLEWADELESYDLVSSCFEFLHFFECLYETREENFVRQILSHLLEADLDIFGSLQLQVSSFCLKHCQRLSKLRLSVSSAIPQTELTFNLETLETRPHYKIRQWQDVCSVFSNGNLTELDFSNSKLNAFSMKKLCYELRNPRCKLQKLTCKSITPVRILKELVLVLYGNHRLTHLNLSSNNLGIPVSTMIFKTLRHSACNIQYLWLESCGLTPLACRHLFLELSKNSSVRFLSLGDNDLSGVEVKSLQGPSEMPESSLKELSLEKCNLSAASYQDLALYLTSTQRTSRLCLGFNPLRDEGVRLLCASLTHHECALERLVLWFCQLGTPSCKYLSDALLKNKSLTHLNLRKNNLRDEGVKFLCKALSRPDCSLQNLDLSDCSFTAEGCQELANALQHNCNMKILDIGSNDIQDDGVKHLCEVLKHPKCALNTLGLEKCNLTPACCQYLSSVLRSSKSLFNLNLLGNDLEPRGVSTLWKALKKSTCKLQKLGLEKELYNIVKGELEELQERGSFLRVKCKWDFNDLEDKWWW
- the NLRP13 gene encoding NACHT, LRR and PYD domains-containing protein 13 isoform X5, coding for MSSSANIYVDNGSYNKLLSYLMGLDQPQLEEFKICLQSSQLLLGNFQQIPWANLKAIDPTNLLCLLSEYFSERQIWEVTLSIFDNMNLTSQCTEVRAMMNVPGLPVGPVERASVTGHLQPGYLNIPPSLFVAEIAQTQGSQDPSQEEPEVPEEEKDHRRRYRERMKAKILTMWDNIPWPEDHIYLRNVTEKEHEGLKSLLYPNRTGAQPQTIVLEGLAGVGKTTLAMKVVLHWAEGFLFHQRFSYVFFISCHKVRDMKDTTLAGLLSWDWPDSQAPIEALMSRPESLLFVIDGFEEMDVPSTLDETPPCKDWYQQLPVNRILFYLLKKELVPLATLLITTKEYRTNDLKKLLLNPWFVQIVGFTEGDREEYFIRYFGDQNKAKKILHWVRKNESLFHFCSAPMVCWTVCSCLKRQMARNPHFQLSTQTTTSLYVYFFSSLLATAEVSLSDQSWPDQWRALCSLAAEGMWFWKFTFAKKDLKHRHLEAPVIGSLLRMNILRKVSDCEDCVTFTHQSFQVFLGAMFYVLRGVRGSIGGPPKHQEMRVLLNDALADTNFYWNQMALFFFGLLKRNLAEELEDTLRCKMSHRTTDELLEWADELESYDLVSSCFEFLHFFECLYETREENFVRQILSHLLEADLDIFGSLQLQVSSFCLKHCQRLSKLRLSVSSAIPQTELTFNLETLETRPHYKIRQWQDVCSVFSNGNLTELDFSNSKLNAFSMKKLCYELRNPRCKLQKLTCKSITPVRILKELVLVLYGNHRLTHLNLSSNNLGIPVSTMIFKTLRHSACNIQYLWLESCGLTPLACRHLFLELSKNSSVRFLSLGDNDLSGVEVKSLQGPSEMPESSLKELSLWFCQLGTPSCKYLSDALLKNKSLTHLNLRKNNLRDEGVKFLCKALSRPDCSLQNLDLSDCSFTAEGCQELANALQHNCNMKILDIGSNDIQDDGVKHLCEVLKHPKCALNTLGLEKCNLTPACCQYLSSVLRSSKSLFNLNLLGNDLEPRGVSTLWKALKKSTCKLQKLGLEKELYNIVKGELEELQERGSFLRVKCKWDFNDLEDKWWW
- the NLRP13 gene encoding NACHT, LRR and PYD domains-containing protein 13 isoform X2; this encodes MSSSANIYVDNGSYNKLLSYLMGLDQPQLEEFKICLQSSQLLLGNFQQIPWANLKAIDPTNLLCLLSEYFSERQIWEVTLSIFDNMNLTSQCTEVRAMMNVPGLPVGPVERASVTGHLQPGYLNIPPSLFVAEIAQTQGSQDPSQEEPEVPEEEKDHRRRYRERMKAKILTMWDNIPWPEDHIYLRNVTEKEHEGLKSLLYPNRTGAQPQTIVLEGLAGVGKTTLAMKVVLHWAEGFLFHQRFSYVFFISCHKVRDMKDTTLAGLLSWDWPDSQAPIEALMSRPESLLFVIDGFEEMDVPSTLDETPPCKDWYQQLPVNRILFYLLKKELVPLATLLITTKEYRTNDLKKLLLNPWFVQIVGFTEGDREEYFIRYFGDQNKAKKILHWVRKNESLFHFCSAPMVCWTVCSCLKRQMARNPHFQLSTQTTTSLYVYFFSSLLATAEVSLSDQSWPDQWRALCSLAAEGMWFWKFTFAKKDLKHRHLEAPVIGSLLRMNILRKVSDCEDCVTFTHQSFQVFLGAMFYVLRGVRGSIGGPPKHQEMRVLLNDALADTNFYWNQMALFFFGLLKRNLAEELEDTLRCKMSHRTTDELLEWADELESYDLVSSCFEFLHFFECLYETREENFVRQILSHLLEADLDIFGSLQLQVSSFCLKHCQRLSKLRLSVSSAIPQTELTFNLETLETRPHYKIRQWQDVCSVFSNGNLTELDFSNSKLNAFSMKKLCYELRNPRCKLQKLTCKSITPVRILKELVLVLYGNHRLTHLNLSSNNLGIPVSTMIFKTLRHSACNIQYLWLESCGLTPLACRHLFLELSKNSSVRFLSLGDNDLSGVEVKSLQGPSEMPESSLKELSLEKCNLSAASYQDLALYLTSTQRTSRLCLGFNPLRDEGVRLLCASLTHHECALERLVLWFCQLGTPSCKYLSDALLKNKSLTHLNLRKNNLRDEGVKFLCKALSRPDCSLQNLDLSDCSFTAEGCQELANALQHNCNMKILDIGSNDIQDDGVKHLCEVLKHPKCALNTLGSSKSLFNLNLLGNDLEPRGVSTLWKALKKSTCKLQKLGLEKELYNIVKGELEELQERGSFLRVKCKWDFNDLEDKWWW